In Mastacembelus armatus chromosome 5, fMasArm1.2, whole genome shotgun sequence, a single genomic region encodes these proteins:
- the LOC113131057 gene encoding protein S100-B-like produces the protein MTLLRTDLNCLLQASKESMSELEGGMATIIQVFHKYSGHKCKLRKAELKELINNEMSHFIMKIQENETLDELFADLDQNGDLEIDFKEFITLIAMVTSACHELFIPKYH, from the exons ATGACTCTTTTGAGAACTGACCTAAATTGTTTGTTGCAGGCCTCAAAGGAGAGTATGTCAGAACTGGAGGGTGGCATGGCCACCATCATTCAAGTGTTTCACAAATACTCAGGTCATAAGTGCAAGCTGAGGAAAGCAGAGCTTAAAGAGCTTATCAACAATGAGATGAGTCATTTCATAATG AAAATTCAAGAGAATGAAACTCTGGACGAGCTCTTTGCTGACCTCGACCAGAACGGAGATCTGGAGATTGACTTTAAAGAGTTTATCACCCTCATCGCCATGGTCACCTCAGCATGCCACGAACTCTTCATCCCAAAATATCACTAG
- the inpp1 gene encoding inositol polyphosphate 1-phosphatase, with amino-acid sequence MADLLRLLLQVAEKAANVARVCRQEAPLFQLLVQEKTGDDKNKKFVQDFKTLADVVIQEMIRHDVGAQFPEMASFIHGEESNKFENGLGESVTVTVCATEEETAALLATVLDDDHTAASLLARAIHQNPATIDTSTDGLAVPLAPSELGIWIDPIDATSQYIEGREEVLEDGHLCPSGLHCALVLIGVYLRSTGKPVMGVINQPFNCKDPADGGWRGKHFWGVSYGGVNVCSLSRPKGGSETGRGLSVVLSSSEKRVVKEALSSLCGPDKLMYASGAGYKILCVIQGLADVYVLSEGSTFKWDSCAPHALLQALGGGVVDLTKSLESCSGPQDHHTELTYHQPRTECKGADRWANAGGLVAYTDCSQLQRIVGALKDRL; translated from the exons ATGGCTGAtctgctgaggctgctgctgcaggtggcTGAGAAAGCGGCTAACGTGGCTCGGGTCTGCAGGCAGGAGGCTCCTCTCTTTCAGCTCCTCGTGCAGGAGAAGACCGGAGACGACAAGAACAAGAAGTTTGTCCAGGACTTCAAGACGCTCGCCGATGTGGTGATCCAGGAGATGATCCGACATGACGTTGGTGCTCAG TTCCCTGAAATGGCTTCCTTCATTCATGGAGAAGAGTCCAACAAGTTTGAAAACGGGCTTG GAGAGAGCGTGACGGTCACCGTGTGCGCTACAGAGGAGGAGACCGCGGCGCTGCTGGCCACGGTGTTGGACGATGACCACACAGCGGCGTCTCTGCTGGCTCGAGCCATCCACCAAAACCCAGCTACCATCGACACCAGCACGGACGGTCTGGCGGTGCCACTCGCCCCCTCTGAGCTCGGCATCTGGATCGACCCCATAG ATGCCACCAGCCAGTACATAGAGGGCCGGGAGGAGGTGCTGGAGGACGGCCACCTGTGTCCTTCAGGTCTGCACTGTGCTTTGGTTCTGATCGGGGTTTACCTTCGCAGCACAGGCAAGCCCGTCATGGGCGTCATCAACCAGCCGTTCAACTGCAAAGACCCGGCAGACGGAGG CTGGAGGGGGAAGCATTTCTGGGGTGTGTCCTACGGCGGTGTCAACGTCTGCTCACTGTCCCGGCCTAAAGGTGGATCTGAAACGGGGCGAGGTCTCTCTGTGGTTCTGAGCTCCAGTGAGAAACGGGTAGTAAAGGAAGCCCTGTCTTCCCTGTGTGGCCCTGACAAGCTGATGTACGCCTCTGGAGCCGGCTACAAGATCCTGTGCGTCATTCAGGGCCTGGCGGACGTCTATGTCCTCTCGGAGGGCAGCACCTTCAAATGGGACTCCTGCGCCCCTCACGCCCTGCTCCAAGCCCTCGGAGGGGGAGTGGTGGACCTGACTAAGAGTCTCGAGTCCTGCTCTGGACCACAGGATCACCACACAGAACTGACCTATCACCAGCCTCGCACCGAGTGTAAAGGAGCCGACCGCTGGGCTAATGCTGGAGGCCTGGTGGCTTATACAGACTGTTCTCAGCTGCAGAGGATCGTCGGGGCTCTGAAAGACCGGCTGTAG
- the dnajc14 gene encoding dnaJ homolog subfamily C member 14, with translation MEREAAEKEMDGITDADEEIPDDDSTTVTRSSQYQAREPSEDCEQGDKTACFKSQDTSNPATPQDSGIGEAECYGSTEAKEDTEEASDGFDHDSTADLENSQVINQEEDEAAKEQHMNGESVWRNVGSGRRCRQRSSGSVSEPGSQIAFASIPKGNIMSSGGRHKQTRRRNHHHHQQNRGRRRTGKQLVLAFKEMLSESLSFWCISCVHMMIEIIVTLTHNCGVGVETGGVKLYNFGQQLFTKITDIPGMKADASRILTWTKSTGADLVDKIVRSVKWVKTAALSCFTLFCALVILGSHWAKGVFVRLGGERGKRLSSAFQESKFWKAVVSLLEKVRSWFRRDEPVPESPGRSGRGQQGQELERLLALAEVPEEELDPFTVLGVEVHATEAELKKAYRQLAVQVHPDKNKHPRAGEAFKVLRAAWDIVSNPETRREYELKRMAATELSKSMNEFLTKLQDDLKEAMNTMMCTKCEGKHKRFEMDREPAEARFCAECNRCHSAEEGDLWAESSMLGLRITYFACMDGKVYDITEWAGCQRIGISPDTHRVPYHISFGSKNNSNATRHRTPSEHATGPTNPADLQDFFNRIFKGGPPSDMAANGGFFPSGPPHHPPPGAGVPPFSPPPGQTGFYMPGGHRPESSETVAESGKPPRRRKKVRKPFQR, from the exons ATGGAGAGGGAAGCAGCTGAGAAGGAGATGGATGGCATTACAGACGCTGACGAGGAGATCCCTGATGATGATTCCACCACAGTGACCAGATCTAGTCAGTACCAGGCCAGGGAGCCTAGCGAGGACTGCGAGCAGGGGGACAAAACAGCCTGTTTCAAATCTCAGGACACTTCAAACCCAGCCACTCCACAAGACTCTGGAATTGGTGAGGCAGAGTGTTATGGCTCTACAGAGGCCAAAGAGGATACTGAGGAGGCTTCAGATGGGTTTGATCATGACAGCACTGCAGATCTTGAGAACTCGCAGGTTATAAATCAAGAAGAGGATGAAGCTGCGAAGGAGCAGCACATGAATGGAGAGTCTGTTTGGAGGAATGTGGGAAGTGGAAGGAGGTGCAGACAGAGGAGCAGTGGTTCAGTTTCAGAGCCAGGCAGTCAAATTGCTTTTGCCTCTATTCCAAAAGGCAACATTATGTCAAGTGGTGGTCGGCACAAGCAGACCCGCAGACgtaaccaccaccaccatcagcaGAACCGGGGCCGCAGGCGGACAGGCAAACAGCTCGTCTTAGCTTTCAAGGAGATGCTCTCAGAATCTCTCAGCTTCTGGTGCATCTCCTGCGTCCACATGATGATTGAGATTATTGTCACATTGACTCACAATTGTGGAGTCGGTGTGGAGACTGGAGGGGTGAAACTTTACAACTTTGGGCAGCAGCTCTTTACAAAGATTACAGATATACCTGGGATGAAGGCAGATGCTAGTCGGATTCTGACTTGGACTAAATCCACAGGAGCAGACCTGGTGGATAAAATTGTTAGATCAGTAAAGTGGGTAAAGACAGCTGCCTTATcttgtttcacacttttttgtGCTTTGGTTATTCTCGGGTCCCACTGGGCAAAGGGTGTATTTGTCCGACTGGGTGGAGAGCGGGGAAAACGCCTCAGCTCAGCTTTTCAGGAGTCAAAGTTTTGGAAGGCAGTTGTGTCCCTGCTGGAGAAAGTCCGAAGCTGGTTCCGGAGAGATGAACCTGTACCTGAGTCACCAGGCAGATCGGGGAGAGGCCAGCAAGGCCAGGAGCTGGAGAGACTGCTGGCTTTGGCTGAGGTGCCAGAAGAAGAGCTAGACCCCTTTACAGTGCTTGGTGTGGAGGTGCACGCCACCGAGGCCGAGCTGAAGAAGGCCTACAGACAGCTGGctgtccag GTCCATCCAGACAAGAATAAACACCCACGAGCTGGAGAGGCGTTCAAAGTACTGAGGGCTGCCTGGGATATTGTCAGTAATCCAGAAACACGACGGGAGTATGAGTT GAAGCGGATGGCAGCAACTGAGCTCTCAAAGTCCATGAATGAGTTTCTCACTAAACTGCAAGATGACCTGAAGGAAGCCATGAACACCATGATGTGCACCAAGTGTGAAGGCAAACACAA GCGGTTTGAGATGGACCGTGAACCTGCTGAGGCCCGGTTCTGTGCTGAATGCAACCGCTGCCATAGTGCTGAGGAGGGGGACCTGTGGGCTGAGTCCAGCATGTTGGGCCTGCGCATCACATACTTTGCCTGTATGGATGGCAAAGTCTATGATATTACAG AGTGGGCAGGTTGTCAGAGAATAGGCATTTCTCCTGACACACATCGTGTGCCCTATCACATCTCCTTCGGCTCAAAGAACAACAGCAATGCCACACGACACAG GACGCCCTCAGAGCACGCCACGGGTCCGACCAACCCTGCCGATTTGCAGGACTTCTTCAACCGCATCTTCAAAGGAGGACCTCCTAGTGACATGGCTGCCAATGGGGGCTTTTTCCCCTCAGGTCCACCCCATCATCCCCCACCTGGTGCTGGTGTACCCCCATTCTCCCCTCCCCCAGGCCAGACGGGTTTCTACATGCCGGGAGGACACCGGCCCGAGTCCAGTGAGACAGTGGCTGAAAGTGGCAAACCAcccaggaggaggaagaaggtcCGGAAGCCCTTTCAGAGATGA
- the nab2 gene encoding NGFI-A-binding protein 2: protein MSLPRTLGELQLYRVLQRANLLAYYETFIQQGGDDVQQLCEAAEEEFLEIMALVGMATKPLHVRRLQKALRDWAANPALFSQPVSNVPLGGIPLFKVDGTSTSGSAGGPRKPLSNGQPGSPCEREDRACLTPMHSGSPRSPCSQASPQPPDIHYREKLSPMDPQWLSPEPDATLASASGIEEEPPSPPLLSVCPPGPSTSPNPSASFAPGALSAWPGGQLDGETAKAVVESVERLLRTLPRSDPAEVKTLLRMNKKMAKTVGHIFKMGSQDMNKEEEIRKYSLIYGRFDSKRREGKQLTHHELIINEAAAQFCMRDNALLLRRVELFSLARQVARKCAYTSTLKHARTNPDENSVLSQKRARHEVIVPESVSSLLGVEGSEGLTQRADDDSLSAESLDGVSHDISSQCNQSPSPRPHTDTSNPANWSRHLIQQTLMDEGLRLARMVSHDRAGKISLGSEGAHSTDHDSKAERRSSITVCRSSSPCITKDDSNHRGK from the exons ATGTCTCTGCCACGCACACTTGGGGAGTTGCAGCTCTATCGGGTGCTGCAGAGGGCCAACCTGCTGGCCTATTATGAAACCTTCATCCAGCAGGGTGGTGACGAcgtgcagcagctctgtgaggcagCGGAGGAGGAATTTCTGGAGATCATGGCACTAGTTGGCATGGCCACCAAGCCACTGCATGTGCGTAGGCTGCAAAAGGCCCTCCGAGACTGGGCGGCGAACCCTGCCCTTTTCAGCCAGCCTGTCTCTAATGTTCCTCTTGGAGGCATCCCACTCTTCAAAGTTGATGGGACAAGCACAAGTGGATCAGCCGGTGGGCCCAGGAAGCCTTTGAGCAACGGGCAGCCAGGATCGCCGTGTGAAAGAGAGGATCGGGCGTGTCTTACTCCAATGCACAGTGGGAGTCCAAGAAGCCCCTGCTCCCAGGCCTCCCCACAGCCACCTGACATACACTACAGAGAGAAACTGTCACCCATGGACCCACAATGGCTCAGCCCAGAGCCAGATGCCACTTTGGCTTCTGCATCTGGAATAGAGGAGGAGCCACCGAGCCCCCCTTTGCTGTCAGTGTGCCCTCCTGGTCCCTCCACATCTCCAAACCCCTCTGCTTCTTTTGCCCCGGGAGCTCTGTCAGCCTGGCCTGGAGGACAGCTGGATGGAGAGACAGCAAAGGCGGTAGTGGAGAGCGTGGAGAGGCTCCTCAGGACACTGCCGAGGTCAGATCCTGCAGAGGTGAAGACTCTATTGAGGATGAACaagaaaatggcaaaaacaGTGGGGCACATCTTTAAAATGGGGTCCCAGGATATGAACAAAGAAGAGGAGATCCGAAAGTACAGTCTCATTTATGGACGCTTTGACTCCAAGAGGAGAGAAGGCAAGCAGCTCACACATCATGAG CTGATCATCAATGAAGCTGCAGCCCAGTTCTGTATGCGTGACAATGCCCTTTTGCTGAGACGGGTGGAGCTCTTTTCTTTAGCTCGGCAGGTGGCGAGAAAATGTGCCTACACCTCCACGCTAAAGCATGCAAG GACAAATCCCGATGAGAACAGCGTGCTGTCCCAGAAGAGAGCGAGACACGAG GTAATTGTGCCTGAGAGTGTGTCATCGCTTCTTGGAGTGGAGGGCTCAGAGGGTTTGACACAGAGGGCCGACGATGACAGCTTATCGGCAGAAAGCCTTGACGGTGTATCACATG ACATCAGCTCTCAGTGCAACCAGTCTCCATCCCCCCGTCCCCACACGGACACCTCCAATCCTGCCAACTGGAGTCGCCATCTCATACAGCAAACGCTAATGGACGAAGGGCTGCGATTGGCTCGGATGGTGTCACATGATCGGGCTGGCAAGATCAGCCTAGGGTCAGAAGGAGCTCACTCCACAG ATCATGACAGTAAAGCGGAGAGGCGGAGCTCGATAACAGTGTGCAGGAGCAGTAGTCCTTGCATCACCAAAGACGACTCCAACCACCGGGGGAAATGA